The Sphaerospermopsis torques-reginae ITEP-024 genome has a window encoding:
- a CDS encoding CAP domain-containing protein — translation MNETIVNYQLSIINYVAVGGNSNLGVGENIYQSSGTGLGLTYGEVEKFQRGWMYSNGHRKNILLPEYKKFGYGIAMGKDGSIYAVQMFSN, via the coding sequence TTGAATGAAACAATTGTCAATTATCAATTATCAATTATCAATTATGTTGCAGTGGGTGGTAATAGTAATTTAGGTGTAGGTGAAAATATTTATCAAAGTTCAGGAACAGGTTTAGGGTTAACTTATGGAGAAGTGGAAAAATTCCAACGTGGTTGGATGTATAGTAATGGACATAGAAAGAATATTCTTTTACCAGAATATAAAAAGTTTGGTTATGGCATAGCTATGGGGAAAGATGGTAGTATTTATGCAGTGCAAATGTTTAGTAATTAG